Proteins from a genomic interval of Thermoanaerobaculia bacterium:
- a CDS encoding UbiA family prenyltransferase, with the protein MPGPGLLRFSLWWQHIVPPVLAAAYSATAVGALPGGELLAMLPLFLASVVGIAGFGYFLNDACDIAADRAAGKANAAAARGPLTRAAILFGLLTVGLAPWSLLPRNPVNLTLLAMQLSLLTLYSVRPFRLKERGLAGVLADTLYGHLVPVAITLFTFFPQAAGRLGSLAPGLATLVVLALSCKGLRNILLHQLGDRENDRRAGLRTFVLARGPVRVLALVNRLLLPLELGALAAVLVLLAPAAPVWVGFAAFLAFTALMFSAWKFPYLPRRQLRFKFLYFLNDFYEEWLPPTALAIAVARHTELWPLLPLHFALFPRGLAKLPRQFAVLRENFASAGDF; encoded by the coding sequence ATGCCTGGCCCGGGGCTCCTTCGCTTCTCTCTCTGGTGGCAGCACATCGTGCCGCCGGTTCTCGCCGCCGCCTACTCAGCGACCGCCGTGGGGGCGCTGCCCGGCGGCGAGCTCCTCGCCATGCTGCCGCTCTTCCTGGCGAGCGTCGTCGGCATCGCGGGCTTCGGCTACTTCCTGAACGACGCCTGCGACATCGCTGCCGATCGCGCCGCCGGAAAAGCCAACGCCGCCGCCGCAAGAGGGCCCCTGACGCGCGCCGCGATCCTGTTCGGCCTCCTGACGGTGGGCCTCGCACCCTGGAGCCTGCTGCCGCGCAACCCGGTCAATCTCACCCTGCTGGCCATGCAGCTCAGCCTGCTGACGCTCTACTCGGTTCGCCCGTTCCGGCTCAAGGAGCGCGGCTTGGCCGGCGTCCTCGCCGACACCCTGTATGGGCACCTCGTGCCGGTTGCGATCACGCTCTTCACCTTCTTTCCGCAGGCGGCGGGAAGACTCGGAAGTCTCGCGCCGGGCCTTGCGACGCTGGTCGTTCTGGCCCTTTCCTGCAAGGGCTTGCGCAACATCCTGCTGCACCAGCTCGGAGATCGGGAGAACGACCGCCGCGCCGGCCTCCGCACTTTCGTCCTCGCCCGCGGTCCGGTGCGCGTGCTGGCCCTGGTCAATCGCCTCCTCCTGCCGCTCGAGCTCGGCGCGCTCGCCGCCGTCCTGGTGCTCCTCGCTCCGGCGGCGCCGGTCTGGGTCGGGTTCGCCGCCTTCCTCGCCTTCACCGCGCTGATGTTCTCGGCGTGGAAGTTCCCGTACCTGCCCAGGCGCCAACTGCGCTTCAAGTTCCTCTATTTCCTGAACGACTTCTACGAGGAGTGGCTACCGCCCACCGCGTTGGCGATCGCGGTCGCCCGCCACACCGAGCTCTGGCCCCTTCTGCCGCTGCACTTCGCCCTGTTTCCCAGGGGACTCGCCAAGCTGCCGCGCCAGTTCGCCGTGCTGCGCGAGAACTTCGCCAGCGCCGGCGATTTCTGA
- a CDS encoding class I SAM-dependent methyltransferase, which yields MIPRAPRFLRRWLAPKELSSERVARYYDAWHERYMAAFGDTFQSQRTTDLGELFAHIADQAELAPGMRVLDAGCGIGGPALWLARHRGVSVAALNISGVQVAEARARVAAAGMESCVVVTQGDFHRLEELYPLESFDAVLFLESLVHSDHPQVALASALRVLKPGGVLYAKDLFQRDRIPDRSERPRVRRVVANVNRHFCLNIKAQKEFLAALAGAGFALEYLREPPLATQHDLGNAFVAANAIDIYEGPPVTFLDWLELKARKPAPRGAHSPRAGTA from the coding sequence GTGATCCCGAGGGCGCCCCGCTTCCTCCGCCGCTGGCTCGCGCCGAAGGAGCTCAGCTCGGAGCGCGTCGCGCGCTACTACGACGCCTGGCACGAGCGCTACATGGCGGCCTTCGGCGACACCTTCCAGTCGCAGCGCACGACCGACCTCGGAGAGCTCTTCGCCCACATCGCCGACCAGGCCGAGCTCGCGCCCGGCATGCGCGTCCTGGACGCCGGCTGCGGCATCGGCGGCCCCGCACTCTGGCTGGCACGGCACCGCGGGGTGAGCGTCGCGGCGCTCAACATCTCCGGCGTGCAGGTGGCCGAGGCCCGGGCGCGGGTCGCCGCCGCCGGGATGGAAAGCTGCGTCGTCGTCACCCAGGGCGACTTCCATCGCCTCGAGGAGCTCTACCCTCTGGAATCGTTCGATGCCGTCCTCTTCCTCGAGTCGCTCGTGCACTCGGACCATCCGCAGGTGGCCCTCGCATCGGCTCTTCGGGTGCTCAAGCCGGGCGGCGTGCTCTACGCCAAGGACCTTTTCCAGCGCGACCGCATTCCGGATCGCAGCGAGCGCCCCCGCGTTCGCAGGGTCGTCGCCAACGTCAACCGCCACTTCTGCCTGAACATCAAGGCGCAGAAAGAGTTCCTCGCGGCGCTCGCCGGCGCCGGCTTCGCTCTCGAGTACCTGCGCGAGCCGCCGCTCGCGACCCAGCACGATCTCGGCAACGCCTTCGTGGCGGCGAACGCGATCGACATCTACGAAGGGCCGCCGGTCACCTTTCTCGACTGGCTCGAGCTCAAGGCGCGCAAGCCCGCGCCACGCGGCGCGCACTCCCCCCGCGCCGGGACCGCGTAG